The DNA region AAAGGCTAAAATGCCATAGGACCTTTTCTTTACTGCTTGTATTTTAAGCAAACTATTAAAATGACAAGTGCAGAACAGGAAAGGGAAATTCATAAGATGCACGAGTTCtttctcataataaaaaaaaaaaaaaacgagatcaCAGTCTTATTCCCATTGAAAAGGGATTAGAGGCGAATTTACGAAGCTACAAAGTCTATTTTTCACTTCTCTCTAAAAAAGCAAACGGAAGAGATAAAGGCTGAAATGGCACATTTGAAATTGATTCTCATCACTCTTACTCGACAAAACAACTAAAAGATTAGTCGATGAACTGACATCAATAGCAAAATAGTAATTGGCTCCTTTTCTCTTAAACAGACACTAAATGCTTCAGGATTGTCATGATAGGAATATAATCAAATTGAAGCTACTATGCAATAGCCGTGACTAACGAAACTGAAGGCTTAATCTTCATGTCCTagtaaccgttttttttttcagacctgGCCAAGTAAAGGACATGAAATTGGTCATATTGTTAGCCTATGTAGTTAGCAAGCTAAATATAAGCAAGCTTTAGAAGTTTAAAATTTTTCTGTCGATAATAACAAATGACGATAGAATTTTAAGAacgaaaaatgttaataaataaattaaaaccggCAGATAACTCAACCAAGGTAGCAATTTCATAATGACATCCAAACAATCTGTGACTTACAGTACCTGAAAGTCACTGACCTAAGTAATGTGGATGGTGAAATGTAATGTTTACAGATGAATTATTAATGAGAGTTTACCTTCCCTAAGCTATGATGTCTAAAATGCATCGAAACGGTAACATTTCATCTGAATCACCTACAGAGTCGCTGAGCTAAGCAACGCGGTGGACGAAAGCAATGTTTAATAATGAATGATTACTGAGAGTTAACTCTCCCGGAAGCTGCGCTTTCCGGAATGCGGCCGCGACGACCAAATGTTACCTGAATCATTTGCAAACACTGACCTAAGTAACGTGGAAGGAGAAGTGTAGGAGTAACCTGGCGAACATCGTCACGAGCAGAACCACGACAGCCGGGCCAGACGTTCCTCCAGCCGCCCTCCCGATAACGACGGAGCCATTCGTCTGCATGGCTGCTGGAAATTCCCCTGCAATGGAAGAGGAAGCGTGAGGAAAGGCGAATGTGTTGGTAGCTATGAAAATGGGGTTAGGCCATCTGGTTTATGGCAGGGGAGTTATGGTATCTTATGTTATCGGAGTGTCCATATCACTCACTACCTATGGCAGCAGGAATATGACGCATCAGTTATGATAATAGATAAAACTACATAAGCACTTGTGAAACGTTTGCGctgaaaaaaaccaagtataaaatcgtctatccatctatctattggCCACTTTTAGCAGTTGTACTATAACCACATTAACTTCTTAACTGTTCGATTTCCAAACATCGTTTTCGGATACATTCGTAACTTTAAGCTTTAAACCCCAATGAAGGAGAAATACAGAAATTTTAACTCCTCTGGTGGGGTTAACCTAACCCTGAACTGTTATGCATGGGTCCAAATCCTACACTGGAATTAAGAGCTTCCTCGGTACTAACtccatttgaaaaatatttccaaaagaGTGAGGAAATCGAGAAGTATATAAATCCCGATGGTTATAgaaaatgtatatcatatatgtctgcatatatatatatatatatatatatatatatatatatatatatatatatatatatatatatatacacatactacataccatTAAGGACATGAACTGTAACTCTGGTGGCATTGATGTTGGAGGGGGCACAGGTATACACTCCCGAATCTGACACACGGGCCGCCTGGATCAGCAGGTAACTGGTGGTGGTTGGACCTTTTTCGACAATCATGGACACACCTCCTCTGCTGCTGCTGTAGCTGATGTTCTGTGGTTACCAGAAAAAAGGAGATGAACCAACAggagaattaaatatataaatatgctacTATAAATTTCGTTTGAGTAAAACCATCGCACTGCCGTCCTACTAACACTTTATGCTCAGAGATGAAATCGAGGGGTCGCAAAAGCCTTCATCATTTACaaatgaatttaatattattatttttccggaTAAAATCCCAGCTGCGTCTTCTTGCAGTTCTGTGGAAACTTAATTTAGTATATGATGTCCAAGCTTGGCTTGAGGGCTCATTTTAGGTATCAAGcttattttctctaatttttctgaataattttcttcatttgtttaccATCTCATCACTCAGTCTTTTtactcttcatcttactttctgtCAGAAGGTcatggaggaaagaaaatttatgaaattaaatcaaatactGTAGCGTGTTCGCTTTGCACCAAGAAGGGGATAGTTAGACTTGAAACTGGGCCTAAATCGTAAAAGAAAATCCTATGATGCTCTGCTGATGATAATGCTGATAATTCTAgttaaaaaaatcctaaaacaatGAAAACTACAGACGACCACCAGcctcctcccacccctccccctccccctcccccaccccccctccccccataaaaGAAGTTTTAACTCTTTCACTGCTCACCACCTTAGAGATTCAACAGTCAGAGAGTACCCATGAAAAGAGTTAACAACTATTGATAACTTCCTGGGATAAGTTATGAAAAACTAACAGACTAACAAAACCACATGGAAAGCAGAACACCTAGTTTGTGgagataaaaaatatagaaataaaagaactATGGCCACTGTAAATGGAAGTGTACCACTGTACATCACAATAATGTCGTCTCTTTATTCTGCTTTGAAACTAATTTGTACGTAGTGATTATGATTTcgtaaaatatattcattatctgCATAATGGCAGTGATTAAACCTATCTGACATCACGTTAGGTTCTAAATTATAGGTTAGATGTTCGAATGCTAGTatcttaaaatgaataaatgttgaATCAACACCATGATTGAAATTACCATAATAAAATGAACTGTCTACACAAGCCATAGCCACAAAGATTCATAAACAAACTCACAGGCaaaatcaaaacacacacacacacacatgtgcgcatacgctcacacacacacacacacacacacacacatatatatatatatatatatagttatatatatatatacatatatatatatatatatatataatatatatatatatatatatatataaaataaagggtttttttttgtccacgaaggaaaaaatgaaaaaacgagttggccgagtactttcggtcctattcggaccctttactgagagagagagagagagagagagagagagagagagagagagagagagagagagagagagaactgaagatTTCCACCACCTAATCGTCTATTTACTTCGAAACTGAGAATGATATTCATGTATTAGTCCAATAAACTATTGAGACTATATGATAAATAATTCATGATTAAACAggtatatttgtatgtagtttTCCTACTTCATTAACTAGGAGTAAATGCAGATAAAGGCAATAAGAGTCAAGAACTCATCGATTCTTACCCTGTTCTTGTGGTACTTGTTGGTGTGGTACCAGAGTACAAATGCCGGTGGTTCTGGAAGGTCATGTAGGATACAGGTCAAGTTGATCATGCTGTCTCGTTGGACGTAGAGGTCAGGAGAGCCCAGGATCTCGCTTCGGGGCTCTGCCAAAAAAGGGAGAAATAGATAGTTCAATTTCTTGAGTAATACATCGGAGAGAGAATACAGCAATAATAACACAGGCATGCGACCAAAAAAATTGTTTGATGTTTGTTAGGTGGATCTGATCAATCTTTACCTCCTCATTCCAAAAATGACGACGGAATTGTCCTATCACGTACATTTTTATCGCAAAATCGATTATTGTTAACCTCTTATATTAGTTTGATTTTGCCTTACCATGTATGAATTTACCTATACAT from Macrobrachium nipponense isolate FS-2020 chromosome 36, ASM1510439v2, whole genome shotgun sequence includes:
- the LOC135203308 gene encoding zwei Ig domain protein zig-8-like, whose amino-acid sequence is METHLLLFVISATMRMTSGDDMLLMPSLVTDQPYFDPTMKANQTAHVGRQCELHCRVHSIGNRTVSWLRGRDLRILTVGRYTYTSDLRYEALHQEGTNQWTLRIKSVQPRDQGIYECQISTKPIKAFTTYLKVLQPRSEILGSPDLYVQRDSMINLTCILHDLPEPPAFVLWYHTNKYHKNRNISYSSSRGGVSMIVEKGPTTTSYLLIQAARVSDSGVYTCAPSNINATRVTVHVLNGEFPAAMQTNGSVVIGRAAGGTSGPAVVVLLVTMFARLLLHFSFHVT